The following are from one region of the Populus trichocarpa isolate Nisqually-1 chromosome 8, P.trichocarpa_v4.1, whole genome shotgun sequence genome:
- the LOC7487987 gene encoding protein NRT1/ PTR FAMILY 5.6: MEQPENRKVGREAKESDEEEKWVRDSSVDYKGRVPLRSSTGVWTASLFIITNEFSERLSNFGITANLISYLTKVIHQDLKTAAKSVNYWAGVTTMMPLFGGFLADAYTGRFSMVLLSSLVYLLGLSLLTMSQFIPSLKPCDVGGCEKARKIHEVAFFLAMYSISLGTGGHKPCLQSFGADQFDDDHAEERKKKLSYFNWWNIAVCCGLFLGVTVIVYIEDNMSWGVAILILTITMAVTVATFYMGKPYYRYRLPEGSGSTSMLQVLVAAIRKRKLPSPSNPALLYEVPNYKIQGRLLGHTDRLTFLDKAAVLEEEEISNEVKHNPWRLATVTKVEEMKLVLNIIPIWLTSLPFGLCVVQTATFFVKQGATLNRKIGHNFEIPPASIFSLSAVGMIISVVIYDKILVPFLRRATGNERGISVLKRIGSGLIFSVVAMSVAALVERKRQKIAEEDIDVLDGEKNVELPMSVFWLAPQFLILGLGDGFTLVGLQEFFYDQVPDSMRSLGMAFFLSVLGAGNFLSSFLITAVDRITEKDGKGWIGKDLNSSRLDKFYWLLAAINSVNIFVYVLFARRYTYKTVQRRLTATHLNKDDGMELMP; the protein is encoded by the exons CCTCTTCGAAGTTCAACTGGAGTCTGGACAGCCTCTCTTTTTATCATCA CAAATGAGTTTAGTGAGAGGCTTAGCAACTTCGGAATAACTGCCAATCTCATCTCATACCTCACCAAAGTGATCCATCAAGACCTCAAAACAGCAGCAAAGAGTGTGAACTATTGGGCAGGAGTAACAACAATGATGCCCTTGTTTGGAGGGTTCCTAGCTGATGCCTACACAGGCCGGTTTTCAATGGTCCTGCTATCATCCCTCGTATATCTTTTG GGTCTGAGCCTCTTGACAATGTCCCAGTTCATTCCAAGTCTAAAACCATGCGATGTAGGGGGGTGTGAAAAGGCAAGAAAGATCCATGAAGTGGCTTTTTTCCTTGCTATGTATTCCATCTCCCTTGGAACAGGAGGTCACAAGCCATGCCTCCAGAGCTTCGGAGCTGATCAGTTCGATGATGATCACGctgaagaaaggaagaagaagctgTCTTACTTCAATTGGTGGAACATTGCAGTTTGTTGCGGCCTCTTCCTTGGAGTAACAGTCATAGTTTACATCGAAGACAACATGAGCTGGGGTGTTGCAATCCTTATTCTCACTATTACAATGGCTGTTACTGTAGCAACATTCTATATGGGAAAGCCTTATTACCGATATAGGTTACCAGAAGGGAGTGGTTCGACATCCATGTTGCAGGTTTTGGTTGCAGCTATAAGGAAGAGAAAATTACCTTCTCCTTCTAATCCTGCTCTTCTATATGAAGTCCCCAATTATAAAATCCAAGGCAGACTTTTAGGACACACAGACAGGCTCAC GTTTCTAGATAAAGCTGCAGTGCTTGAAGAGGAGGAAATTTCAAATGAGGTGAAACATAACCCTTGGAGACTAGCAACAGTGACAAAAGTAGAGGAGATGAAGCTTGTTCTGAACATAATTCCTATATGGTTAACTTCATTACCATTTGGATTATGTGTGGTACAAACAGCAACATTCTTTGTTAAACAAGGGGCTACGCTCAACAGAAAGATAGGTCACAATTTTGAGATCCCACCAGCctccattttttctctctcggcCGTCGGGATGATTATCTCTGTGGTCATCTATGACAAAATTCTTGTTCCATTTTTAAGGAGAGCTACCGGCAATGAAAGAGGCATTAGTGTCCTCAAAAGAATTGGTAGTGGCTTGATTTTTTCCGTAGTAGCCATGTCGGTTGCAGCCTTGGTTGAAAGGAAGAGACAAAAGATTGCCGAAGAGGATATTGATGTGCTAGACGGAGAGAAAAATGTGGAATTGCCAATGAGCGTGTTCTGGCTGGCACCCCAATTCTTGATTCTCGGCCTGGGAGATGGGTTCACTTTGGTTGGCCTGCAAGAGTTTTTTTATGACCAAGTTCCTGATTCAATGAGAAGTTTGGGCATGGCTTTTTTTCTTAGTGTGCTTGGAGCTGGGAACTTTTTAAGTAGCTTTCTAATAACCGCCGTGGATCGTATTACAGAGAAAGATGGCAAAGGTTGGATTGGCAAGGACCTGAACTCCAGTCGCTTGGACAAATTTTACTGGCTTTTGGCAGCCATCAATTCCGtgaatatatttgtttatgtgCTCTTTGCGAGGAGGTATACTTACAAAACTGTGCAGAGAAGGTTGACTGCGACTCATTTGAACAAGGATGATGGGATGGAGTTGATGCCCTGA